The following coding sequences are from one Thermostaphylospora chromogena window:
- a CDS encoding SDR family NAD(P)-dependent oxidoreductase, protein MICIVTGVGAGIGGVVAESLARQGHQVVLVGRTPEKVAAVAERATVVNRKPLALTCDYTDLDQVRKLADTISGRFDHIDVLINNAGVMTTRRTLTRNGHEVMFQVNHLAPFLLTTLLLDRLRDGRVVTTGSRAAKTGRLDLTDLDRQRRRWSGWLQYGDTKQANALFTVELARRGIAATCVHPGVIKTGFASGTFLMKLVHHMPGMGRDVAEGAAPILALATGPAGLAHPGRYFARDKLERVPRTMRDPELARRLWEVSETLVRPWTGGRTGEDGPRAAR, encoded by the coding sequence ATGATATGTATAGTTACCGGCGTCGGTGCCGGAATCGGCGGCGTTGTCGCCGAGAGCCTCGCGCGCCAGGGCCACCAGGTCGTGCTGGTGGGCCGGACGCCGGAGAAGGTGGCCGCGGTGGCCGAGCGAGCCACCGTCGTTAACCGCAAACCTCTCGCATTGACCTGCGACTACACGGACCTTGACCAGGTACGCAAACTCGCGGACACGATATCCGGCCGGTTCGATCACATCGATGTATTGATCAACAACGCGGGTGTGATGACGACCCGCCGCACGCTCACCCGCAACGGGCACGAGGTCATGTTCCAGGTCAACCACCTCGCCCCCTTCCTGCTCACCACCCTGCTGCTCGACCGGCTGCGCGACGGGCGTGTGGTCACCACGGGGTCGCGGGCGGCCAAGACCGGACGGCTCGACCTCACCGACCTGGACCGGCAACGCCGCCGATGGAGCGGCTGGCTCCAATACGGCGACACCAAACAGGCCAACGCGCTGTTCACGGTCGAGCTGGCACGCCGCGGGATCGCCGCCACCTGCGTCCATCCGGGGGTGATCAAGACGGGCTTCGCCTCGGGAACGTTCCTGATGAAGCTCGTCCACCACATGCCCGGCATGGGGCGCGACGTCGCCGAAGGGGCGGCTCCCATCCTGGCGCTGGCGACCGGACCGGCGGGCCTGGCCCACCCCGGCCGCTACTTCGCCCGCGACAAGCTCGAGCGTGTTCCGCGCACCATGCGCGACCCGGAGCTGGCCCGCCGCCTGTGGGAGGTCTCCGAGACGCTCGTCCGGCCGTGGACCGGCGGCCGGACGGGCGAGGACGGGCCGCGGGCCGCGCGGTGA
- a CDS encoding DUF742 domain-containing protein, producing the protein MTDERWEDEDAGPVVRPYALIRGRTRSSGDRFDLIAMVMATGERPPSDFVLGPEHERILRMARRAVSVADLASDLDLPLGVVRVLLGDLYDHGLISVRAPAPVVVPRTSDRILKEVINGLRAL; encoded by the coding sequence ATGACAGACGAGCGGTGGGAGGACGAGGACGCCGGCCCCGTGGTCCGGCCTTACGCGCTTATCCGTGGACGCACCCGGTCGTCAGGTGACAGGTTCGACCTCATCGCCATGGTGATGGCCACCGGCGAGCGTCCGCCCTCCGATTTCGTGCTCGGCCCCGAGCATGAGCGGATCTTGCGCATGGCGCGGCGCGCGGTCTCCGTCGCCGACCTCGCATCCGATCTCGACCTGCCGCTCGGGGTCGTCCGGGTTCTGCTGGGGGATCTCTACGACCACGGGCTGATCAGCGTCCGGGCACCGGCGCCCGTGGTGGTACCGCGCACGAGCGACCGCATTCTCAAGGAAGTGATCAATGGACTTCGCGCCCTCTGA
- a CDS encoding sensor histidine kinase, whose translation MGSGNRSIRFRIFLLLLLPLLSLSALWGFVLNLTIGDGLVLLKVDALYKTIGVPSTELGAHLQRERALSAVAISSRVITSELGAQRAATDASLKEFRKSATSEEAADVVPPALRPPLQVLLDELDRLPEIRRGIDERSVTRLKALTDYNRILDQLFRVYDQLVAVPDLSIYQQAAALQTMGNAREILAREDALISGALIDKRFSHDEHYAAAEYVALRRFLHAKGLSALDAELRAPYEEVLGSPLFREYMQLEQQLVTSSNMGTLPPAAESRWRVVTDDLMAKLDKLAVDGSAVLTERSTSIAIGVLIRIGVAGGIGLIAVVASIIFSVRFGRRMVRELSGLRKAATELAHIRLPGIVERLSRAEKVDVEAEAPPIQAGGSLEVADVARAFSAVQRTAIEAAVGQAKLREGVNQVFLNLARRKQSLLRRQHEILDAMQRRTADPNDLEDLYRIDHLTTRMRRHAENLIVLSGAQAGRTWRNPIPIIDVLRAAAAEVEDYTRVNVVPGTDATLIGPAVADVTHLIAELIDNAAMFSPPDTTVTVRGDMVGNGFAVEVEDRGLGLTPEEYAAINERLAHPPEFDPAESDRLGLFVVGRLAARHGINVMLRPSPFGGTTAIVLIPRSLLGERVPPLRSNTLTLPTRTSTRRERRWQRRAELQGADGAEVAGAPTRSGLHRLDGAGTPQEDARADGVTRTDGAGTDMGEVAVIRPRAADAPDSAGTAAVDGTTGDGDPAADTPAGGNAAANAPAGDGTTGDNATVDAPAGDGGPAANTPTGDTPAPTVTVLPAPVADAPVADASAARGTAAAPKDRDTSPAEDSMEVSMEVSAENRTAAPVVRDLFTPHVPVSAPADPEEPRSPSADPAGQPEASAGLPRRIRQANMAPQLRRQHAADSPRSTDRFGLSSGNETEGDGPVPRSPDEVRALFSAFQQGSRRGREEADQARNTERNTTGDKRDE comes from the coding sequence ATGGGTTCTGGAAACCGGTCGATTCGGTTTAGGATCTTCCTGCTGCTACTCCTGCCCCTTCTATCGCTGAGCGCGCTGTGGGGCTTCGTCCTCAACCTCACCATCGGCGACGGCCTCGTGCTGCTCAAGGTGGACGCCCTCTACAAGACGATCGGCGTGCCGTCCACCGAACTGGGTGCCCATCTGCAGCGGGAACGCGCCCTCTCCGCCGTCGCGATCAGCTCCCGTGTGATCACTTCTGAGCTGGGCGCGCAGCGGGCGGCCACCGACGCGTCTCTCAAGGAGTTCCGCAAGTCCGCGACGAGCGAGGAAGCCGCCGACGTGGTGCCCCCCGCCCTGCGCCCGCCGCTCCAGGTCCTGCTCGACGAGCTGGATCGTCTGCCGGAGATCAGAAGGGGCATCGACGAGCGCAGCGTCACGCGGTTGAAGGCGCTCACCGACTACAACCGCATCCTCGACCAGCTCTTCCGGGTGTACGACCAGCTCGTCGCCGTCCCGGACCTGTCGATCTACCAGCAGGCCGCGGCCCTCCAGACGATGGGCAACGCCCGCGAGATCCTCGCCAGGGAGGACGCGCTGATCAGCGGCGCGCTGATCGACAAGCGTTTCAGCCACGACGAGCACTACGCGGCCGCGGAGTACGTCGCGCTCCGCCGTTTCCTGCACGCCAAGGGCCTTTCGGCGCTGGACGCGGAGCTGCGCGCGCCGTACGAGGAGGTGCTCGGCTCCCCCCTCTTCCGGGAGTACATGCAGCTGGAACAGCAGCTCGTCACCAGCTCCAACATGGGCACGCTGCCGCCCGCCGCGGAGTCCCGGTGGCGGGTCGTCACGGACGACCTGATGGCCAAGCTGGACAAGCTGGCGGTGGACGGGTCCGCGGTGCTCACCGAGCGCTCCACCTCCATCGCCATCGGAGTCCTGATCAGGATCGGCGTCGCGGGGGGCATCGGTCTCATCGCCGTGGTCGCCTCGATCATCTTCTCGGTCCGCTTCGGCCGCCGCATGGTGCGGGAGCTGAGCGGCCTGCGCAAGGCCGCGACCGAGCTGGCCCACATACGGCTGCCCGGGATCGTGGAGCGGCTGAGCCGCGCGGAGAAGGTGGACGTGGAGGCGGAGGCGCCGCCGATCCAGGCCGGTGGCTCGCTGGAGGTCGCCGACGTGGCGCGGGCGTTCTCGGCCGTGCAGCGCACGGCCATCGAGGCCGCCGTCGGGCAGGCCAAGCTGCGCGAAGGCGTCAACCAGGTCTTCCTCAATCTCGCACGGCGCAAGCAGAGCCTGCTGCGCCGGCAGCACGAGATCCTCGACGCCATGCAGCGCCGCACCGCCGATCCGAACGACCTGGAAGACCTCTACCGGATCGACCATCTGACGACCCGCATGCGCAGGCATGCCGAGAACCTGATCGTCCTCTCCGGCGCCCAGGCGGGTCGTACCTGGCGCAACCCGATCCCGATAATCGACGTGCTGCGCGCCGCCGCGGCCGAGGTGGAGGACTACACCCGGGTCAACGTGGTTCCGGGGACGGACGCCACGCTGATCGGCCCCGCCGTGGCGGACGTCACCCACCTCATCGCCGAGCTGATCGATAACGCCGCCATGTTCTCCCCGCCGGACACCACCGTCACCGTCCGGGGCGACATGGTGGGCAACGGCTTCGCCGTGGAGGTGGAGGACCGCGGGCTGGGCCTGACCCCCGAGGAATACGCGGCGATCAACGAGCGTCTCGCGCACCCGCCGGAGTTCGACCCCGCCGAGAGCGACCGGCTCGGGCTCTTCGTGGTGGGACGGCTCGCCGCCCGGCACGGCATCAACGTCATGCTGCGGCCCTCGCCGTTCGGCGGGACGACCGCGATCGTGCTCATTCCGCGCTCGCTGCTGGGGGAGAGGGTGCCCCCACTGAGATCCAACACGCTCACCTTGCCCACGCGCACCAGCACGCGGCGCGAGCGGCGGTGGCAGCGCCGGGCCGAGCTGCAGGGCGCGGACGGCGCCGAGGTCGCCGGTGCTCCCACCCGTAGCGGTCTCCACCGCCTGGACGGGGCCGGTACGCCGCAAGAGGACGCGAGGGCCGACGGCGTCACGCGTACGGACGGCGCGGGAACCGACATGGGCGAGGTCGCCGTCATCCGTCCCAGGGCCGCCGACGCGCCGGACAGCGCCGGAACCGCCGCCGTGGACGGCACCACCGGGGACGGCGACCCTGCCGCGGACACCCCCGCAGGGGGCAACGCCGCCGCGAACGCCCCCGCCGGGGACGGCACCACCGGGGACAACGCCACCGTGGACGCTCCCGCCGGGGACGGCGGCCCTGCCGCGAACACCCCCACCGGGGACACCCCCGCCCCGACCGTCACCGTTCTGCCCGCCCCCGTCGCGGACGCCCCCGTCGCGGACGCCTCCGCCGCCCGGGGGACCGCGGCCGCGCCCAAGGACCGGGATACAAGCCCGGCGGAGGACTCGATGGAGGTCTCCATGGAGGTCTCGGCGGAGAACCGCACCGCTGCGCCGGTGGTCCGCGATCTGTTCACCCCGCATGTCCCCGTCTCGGCTCCGGCCGACCCCGAGGAGCCCCGCTCTCCCTCCGCCGACCCCGCCGGCCAGCCCGAGGCCTCCGCAGGGTTGCCACGCCGCATCAGACAGGCCAACATGGCGCCACAGCTACGCCGACAACACGCGGCGGACTCGCCCCGATCCACCGACCGTTTCGGGCTCTCCAGCGGGAACGAGACGGAAGGCGACGGGCCGGTGCCGCGTTCCCCTGACGAGGTCCGCGCGCTCTTCTCCGCGTTCCAGCAGGGATCACGTCGCGGCCGGGAAGAAGCCGACCAAGCACGCAACACTGAACGCAACACGACAGGTGACAAGAGGGACGAATGA
- the xylB gene encoding xylulokinase, translated as MTLVAGVDSSTQSCKVVIRDAETGALVRSGRAAHPDGTEVHPDAWWSALNEAIEQAGGLDDVAAVSVAAQQHGMVCLDEDGQVVRPALLWNDTRSAGAARSLVEELGGPEKWAQAVGSVPVASFTITKLRWLAEHEPENARRTAAVCLPHDWLTWKLAGASDLSALATDRGDASGTGYWSPATGAYRTDLLEMALGKVPALPEVLPPTGSPGTTGDARLAPGTGDNMAAALGVGARPGDVVVSIGTSGTAFAVAETPSADPSGLVAGFADATGRFLPLVCTLNAARVLDATARVLGVTHDRLGELALQAPPGADGLVLIPYLEGERTPNLPDATGSLHGLRLDTMTPAHLARAAIEGLLCHLADALDALGLAPERILLIGGGARSEALRRIAPMVFARPVVVPKAGEYVADGAARQAAWLLSGGSEPPQWSLTGARHYEAAPTVHVRHAYAKARALAHPDLG; from the coding sequence ATGACGCTCGTCGCGGGGGTGGACTCTTCCACCCAGAGCTGCAAGGTCGTGATCAGGGACGCCGAGACCGGTGCCCTGGTGCGCTCGGGCCGGGCCGCCCACCCGGACGGCACCGAGGTGCATCCGGACGCCTGGTGGTCGGCGCTCAACGAAGCGATCGAGCAGGCCGGTGGCCTGGACGACGTCGCCGCCGTCAGTGTGGCGGCGCAGCAGCACGGCATGGTGTGCCTGGACGAGGACGGCCAGGTGGTCCGGCCCGCCCTGCTGTGGAACGACACGCGCTCGGCCGGCGCCGCCCGGAGCCTGGTGGAGGAGCTGGGCGGGCCTGAGAAGTGGGCGCAGGCCGTGGGCAGCGTGCCGGTCGCTTCGTTCACCATCACCAAGCTGCGCTGGCTGGCCGAGCACGAGCCGGAGAACGCCCGCCGCACGGCCGCGGTGTGCCTGCCGCACGACTGGCTGACGTGGAAGCTGGCAGGGGCGTCCGACCTGTCCGCGCTGGCCACCGACCGGGGAGACGCCTCAGGCACCGGCTACTGGTCGCCCGCCACCGGCGCCTACCGCACCGACCTGCTGGAGATGGCCCTCGGCAAGGTTCCGGCGCTGCCGGAGGTGCTGCCCCCGACCGGCTCCCCGGGCACGACGGGCGATGCGCGGCTCGCGCCCGGCACCGGCGACAACATGGCCGCCGCGCTCGGCGTCGGCGCGCGGCCGGGTGACGTGGTGGTGTCGATCGGCACCTCCGGTACCGCTTTCGCCGTGGCGGAGACGCCGAGCGCCGATCCCAGCGGACTCGTGGCGGGCTTCGCCGACGCGACGGGCCGCTTCCTGCCGCTGGTGTGCACGTTGAACGCCGCGCGGGTGCTGGACGCGACGGCCCGCGTGCTGGGCGTCACCCACGACCGCCTGGGCGAGCTGGCGTTGCAGGCCCCGCCGGGGGCGGACGGCCTGGTGCTGATCCCCTACCTGGAGGGTGAGCGCACCCCCAACCTGCCCGACGCGACCGGTTCGCTGCACGGCCTGCGGCTGGACACCATGACCCCGGCCCACCTGGCCCGCGCCGCCATCGAAGGGCTGCTGTGCCACCTGGCCGACGCGCTCGACGCGCTCGGGCTCGCTCCCGAGCGGATCCTGCTCATCGGGGGCGGCGCGCGTTCGGAGGCTCTGCGCCGGATCGCGCCCATGGTCTTCGCCCGGCCGGTGGTGGTGCCGAAGGCCGGCGAGTACGTCGCGGACGGCGCGGCCCGCCAGGCGGCCTGGCTGCTGTCGGGCGGCTCGGAGCCGCCGCAGTGGTCGCTCACCGGGGCCCGGCACTACGAGGCGGCGCCCACCGTGCACGTCCGCCACGCCTACGCCAAGGCCCGTGCCCTGGCCCACCCCGATCTGGGGTAG
- a CDS encoding nitrate- and nitrite sensing domain-containing protein: MASAASARSRIAAMVTIPLFALVAMWVFAAVPGFHTWTALRDAGTVRELVVEPGERLAVELRREHVLSAEYLAVRSRRGRAVLAGQRERTDRARAELRDAVSSAEARAALNPETTAEVEDLMRKVEQTDALRASIDRGAQTPVTLAKEFALVPEAVRAVASGVAPASDPLLHRDAHGAIAMARAADRLDGQRALAAGVLAEGRAMTAAELREFAALSVTREALLKQGLAELTPELRVPFLALIESAEYAKFAQLEKRLLAGDRSARRDGDRVSHARWRTVADRAASAFAEAIQKTADTINERAAAAVTDARARAWGVGTLGLAAVVGVAILAGWMGRRFTGELTRLRAVGATLDDAKESARAAVAGQTRLQETAERAIGDLARRSQSLLQRQLRMLHAVRRDTSDVEAVPRLLDLDHLTIRMRRHAERLIILSGGSSGRSWRRPVPIGDALRAAVAGVEDYRRVRVYPMADVLVLGTVVADVAHVLAELIENATTFSPPNTEVSIRGTCTDSGFVIEIEDRGEGLSQERLAQINRRLARPARFDLSDTRHLGLAVVGKLAVKHGLRVKLSHSPFGGTMAVVHLPRKIAILPEVGEEDDQTEELVGVARRLPEEPEESGGPTAAAQ, from the coding sequence ATGGCATCGGCTGCATCCGCCCGTTCCCGGATCGCGGCCATGGTCACGATCCCGCTGTTCGCGCTGGTCGCCATGTGGGTGTTCGCCGCCGTGCCCGGCTTCCACACGTGGACGGCGCTGCGCGACGCCGGAACGGTGCGGGAACTCGTCGTCGAACCCGGCGAGCGCCTGGCCGTCGAGCTGCGGCGTGAACACGTCCTGTCCGCCGAATACCTCGCCGTGCGGTCCCGGCGGGGCCGTGCCGTACTGGCCGGGCAGCGTGAACGCACCGACCGGGCCCGGGCCGAGCTACGGGACGCGGTGTCGAGCGCCGAGGCGCGGGCAGCGCTGAATCCGGAGACGACGGCCGAGGTCGAAGACCTCATGCGGAAGGTGGAACAGACCGACGCCCTGCGCGCCTCCATCGACCGCGGCGCGCAGACGCCGGTGACGCTCGCGAAGGAGTTCGCGCTCGTGCCGGAGGCGGTACGGGCGGTGGCGAGCGGCGTCGCGCCCGCCTCAGATCCGCTCCTCCACCGGGACGCTCACGGCGCGATCGCCATGGCCCGCGCCGCGGACCGGCTGGACGGGCAGCGCGCCCTCGCGGCGGGCGTGCTGGCGGAGGGCCGCGCGATGACAGCGGCCGAACTGCGGGAGTTCGCCGCGCTGTCCGTCACGCGGGAGGCCCTGCTCAAGCAAGGGCTGGCCGAACTGACCCCCGAGCTGCGCGTCCCCTTCCTCGCCCTGATCGAGTCTGCGGAGTACGCCAAGTTCGCCCAGCTGGAGAAGCGGCTGCTCGCCGGAGACCGGTCCGCGCGCCGAGACGGGGACCGCGTCTCCCACGCCAGGTGGCGCACCGTGGCCGACCGGGCGGCGTCCGCGTTCGCCGAGGCGATCCAGAAGACGGCGGACACGATCAACGAGCGGGCCGCAGCGGCCGTGACGGACGCGCGCGCCCGCGCCTGGGGCGTCGGCACCCTCGGGCTGGCCGCCGTGGTCGGCGTGGCGATCCTCGCCGGGTGGATGGGGCGGCGGTTCACCGGTGAGCTGACCCGGCTGCGGGCGGTGGGGGCGACGCTCGACGACGCCAAGGAGTCCGCGCGGGCGGCGGTGGCCGGGCAGACGCGGCTGCAGGAGACGGCGGAACGGGCCATAGGCGACCTGGCCCGGCGCAGCCAGTCGCTGCTGCAACGGCAGCTTCGCATGCTGCACGCCGTACGCCGGGACACCAGCGACGTCGAGGCCGTGCCACGCCTGCTCGACCTGGACCACCTGACCATCCGGATGCGCCGCCACGCGGAACGGCTGATCATCCTCTCCGGGGGGTCGTCCGGGCGGAGCTGGCGGCGTCCGGTGCCGATAGGCGATGCCCTCCGCGCCGCCGTGGCGGGCGTGGAGGACTACCGAAGGGTCCGCGTCTACCCGATGGCGGACGTGCTCGTGCTCGGCACGGTGGTGGCCGACGTCGCGCACGTGCTCGCCGAGCTGATCGAGAACGCCACGACCTTCTCCCCGCCGAACACCGAGGTGTCGATCCGCGGCACGTGTACCGACAGCGGCTTCGTCATCGAGATCGAGGACCGTGGCGAAGGGCTTTCTCAAGAGCGGCTGGCGCAGATCAACCGGAGACTGGCCCGGCCCGCGCGGTTCGACCTGTCCGACACCCGTCACCTCGGCCTGGCGGTGGTCGGAAAGCTCGCGGTCAAGCACGGGCTGCGGGTGAAGCTGTCCCACTCGCCGTTCGGCGGGACCATGGCGGTGGTGCACCTGCCCCGCAAGATCGCTATCCTCCCCGAGGTGGGGGAGGAGGACGACCAGACCGAGGAGCTGGTCGGGGTCGCGCGCAGGCTGCCGGAGGAGCCGGAGGAGAGCGGCGGCCCCACGGCTGCCGCTCAGTAG
- a CDS encoding roadblock/LC7 domain-containing protein, which translates to MTGYSSNTGELNWLLDDLTNRVGSVRQAVLLSNDGLAVAFSSGLSREDAEHLSAVASGFQSLARGAGRHFGGGEVRQTIVEMEQAFLFVTAAGQGTCLAVLSSADADVGHIAYEMALLVKRVGQHISTAPRTVP; encoded by the coding sequence ATGACCGGGTACTCCAGCAATACCGGTGAACTGAACTGGCTCCTCGATGACCTCACGAACCGGGTGGGGTCGGTTCGCCAAGCGGTCCTCCTGTCAAACGACGGGCTTGCCGTCGCGTTCTCGAGCGGTCTCAGCCGGGAAGACGCCGAGCATCTCTCCGCGGTGGCGTCCGGCTTCCAGAGCCTGGCCCGAGGCGCGGGCCGCCACTTCGGCGGCGGCGAGGTCCGCCAGACCATCGTCGAGATGGAGCAAGCGTTCCTCTTCGTCACCGCCGCCGGGCAGGGCACCTGCCTGGCCGTGCTGAGCAGCGCCGACGCGGACGTCGGGCATATCGCCTACGAGATGGCGTTGCTGGTCAAACGTGTGGGTCAACATATCTCGACCGCCCCTCGGACGGTGCCATGA
- a CDS encoding response regulator: MIGAEGEVISVLLADDDDRFRGVYRKLFARTAGFRVAGEAADGAEAARLAAALKPAVALLDVQMPGTNGLEAARRILSATSTRVIMLTVFDLDEYVYEALTLGASGFLLKNAAPQEVLQAVRTVHAGNAMLAPEVTARLIRRFAPQRPRQRHPFADQLLSEREMQVIRCVARGYSNRRIAEELFLSVETVRTYLRRIFAKLGVNDRTHLAVLAYEAGLLHDPR; this comes from the coding sequence ATGATCGGCGCGGAAGGCGAGGTCATCAGCGTTCTCCTCGCCGATGACGACGATCGGTTCCGCGGCGTGTACCGGAAGCTGTTCGCGCGGACCGCGGGGTTCCGGGTGGCGGGCGAGGCGGCCGACGGGGCGGAGGCGGCCAGACTCGCCGCCGCGCTGAAACCGGCGGTCGCGCTGCTCGACGTGCAGATGCCGGGCACGAACGGGCTGGAGGCGGCACGCCGCATCCTGTCCGCCACGAGCACCCGAGTGATCATGCTGACGGTCTTCGATCTCGACGAGTACGTGTACGAGGCGTTGACGCTCGGCGCATCGGGCTTCCTGTTGAAGAACGCCGCCCCGCAGGAGGTGCTGCAGGCGGTCCGCACCGTTCACGCGGGCAACGCGATGCTCGCCCCGGAGGTCACCGCCCGCCTGATCCGCCGGTTCGCGCCGCAGCGGCCGCGGCAGCGGCACCCCTTCGCCGATCAGCTGCTCTCCGAACGCGAAATGCAGGTCATCCGGTGCGTGGCACGCGGATACTCCAACCGGCGGATCGCGGAGGAGTTGTTCCTGAGCGTGGAGACGGTGCGCACGTACCTGCGGCGCATCTTCGCCAAGCTCGGCGTGAACGACCGCACCCACCTGGCCGTGCTCGCCTACGAGGCCGGGCTGCTGCACGACCCCCGGTAG
- a CDS encoding DUF998 domain-containing protein, whose amino-acid sequence MIPRRRLYPLVAGGGILGAAVAAVIDLVAPAPRLDVLNLTLSEYAAAQGGGVMGVTMALLGGAALALVAGLRAVGAPVWGAPGRLMSLWGGGMLVAAAGTYVGGPHAAVVHRGASLVALVSLPAAAGLLVPGLSADDRWRPVARAVEWLALAGGFGLLALTYVALPGERVMIGLVERSLLGVEVALLAVLTVRLVWLTQPWVARVAASPIVAKMIDGRRSVMIFPVLSSRRS is encoded by the coding sequence ATGATCCCCAGGAGAAGGCTCTATCCCCTGGTCGCCGGCGGAGGCATCCTGGGGGCGGCCGTGGCGGCGGTGATCGACCTGGTCGCCCCTGCCCCGCGCCTCGATGTGCTGAACCTGACGCTCAGTGAGTACGCGGCGGCGCAGGGCGGGGGCGTCATGGGCGTCACGATGGCGCTCCTCGGGGGAGCGGCGCTCGCCCTGGTGGCGGGGCTGCGGGCGGTCGGCGCACCGGTGTGGGGGGCGCCGGGGCGGCTGATGTCGCTGTGGGGCGGCGGGATGCTCGTCGCCGCGGCCGGAACATACGTGGGCGGCCCTCATGCGGCGGTGGTGCACCGCGGTGCGTCGCTGGTGGCGCTGGTGAGTCTGCCCGCCGCCGCGGGGCTGCTGGTTCCCGGGTTGAGCGCGGACGACCGCTGGCGGCCGGTCGCCCGCGCGGTGGAGTGGCTGGCGCTGGCCGGCGGGTTCGGCCTGCTGGCGCTGACCTACGTGGCGCTGCCCGGTGAGCGGGTGATGATCGGGCTGGTCGAACGGTCGCTGCTCGGTGTGGAGGTGGCGCTGCTCGCGGTGCTGACGGTGCGGCTCGTGTGGCTCACCCAGCCGTGGGTCGCCCGTGTCGCGGCCTCCCCCATAGTGGCGAAAATGATAGATGGGCGCCGCTCTGTCATGATATTTCCGGTGCTATCCTCGCGCCGATCCTAA
- a CDS encoding GTP-binding protein: protein MDFAPSDDPVALKILIAGGFGVGKTTLVGAVSEIRPLRTEEVLTERGVGVDDLSGVENKNTTTVAMDFGRITIREGLVVYLFGTPGQERFWFMWDELSYGALGAVVLADTRRLTDCFPSVDYFEQRGTPFIVAVNCFDGAPRYDPEEVGTALDLDPDVPVINCDARRRASAKTVLITLVEHALKKITASRY from the coding sequence ATGGACTTCGCGCCCTCTGATGATCCGGTCGCGCTCAAGATCCTGATCGCGGGTGGATTCGGGGTCGGCAAGACCACGCTCGTAGGGGCCGTGAGCGAGATCCGTCCTCTGCGCACCGAGGAGGTCCTCACCGAACGCGGCGTCGGTGTCGACGACCTTTCCGGGGTGGAGAACAAGAACACCACCACCGTGGCCATGGATTTCGGGCGCATCACGATCCGGGAAGGGCTGGTCGTCTACCTGTTCGGCACGCCGGGGCAGGAGCGGTTCTGGTTCATGTGGGACGAGCTGTCCTACGGCGCGCTGGGCGCGGTGGTCCTCGCCGACACCCGGCGGCTCACCGACTGCTTCCCCTCCGTCGACTACTTCGAGCAGCGCGGCACGCCGTTCATCGTGGCGGTGAACTGCTTCGACGGCGCTCCCCGGTACGACCCGGAGGAGGTCGGCACCGCCCTGGACCTCGACCCCGACGTACCCGTGATCAACTGTGACGCGCGGCGGCGGGCGTCGGCCAAGACCGTGCTCATCACGCTCGTCGAGCACGCGCTGAAGAAGATCACCGCCAGTCGCTACTGA
- a CDS encoding ABC transporter ATP-binding protein: MIEISRLSKRYGGKTAVDDVSFTVRPGRVTGLLGRNGAGKSSTLRILLGLDAPTGGTALIHGRRYRDLRHPLRTVGALLDGAGPVPERRAIDHLAWIARSNRIPRQRVREVLDLVGLGDAARRRVRRYSLGMRQRLGIAAALLGDPEILVLDEPTNGLDPDGIRWIRRLARDHAASGRTVLLSSHLMAEAAVTVDDVVVIDRGRVVVQGSLDEVTAGHGSLEAAFFALTGHRTGAGR; encoded by the coding sequence ATGATCGAAATCTCTCGGCTCAGCAAACGTTATGGCGGAAAGACGGCCGTCGACGACGTCAGCTTCACCGTACGGCCCGGCCGGGTCACCGGTCTCCTCGGCCGGAACGGCGCCGGTAAGTCCAGCACGCTGCGCATCCTGCTCGGCCTGGACGCGCCGACCGGCGGCACCGCGTTGATCCACGGCAGGCGCTATCGCGATCTGCGGCACCCGTTGCGCACGGTCGGGGCGCTGCTCGACGGGGCGGGCCCGGTGCCGGAGCGTCGAGCGATCGACCATCTGGCGTGGATCGCCCGTTCCAACCGGATCCCTCGGCAGCGGGTCCGGGAAGTACTCGACCTGGTGGGTCTGGGCGACGCGGCGCGCCGGCGGGTGAGGAGGTACTCGCTGGGCATGAGGCAGCGGCTCGGCATCGCCGCCGCGCTACTCGGTGACCCGGAGATCCTCGTCCTCGACGAACCCACGAACGGTCTGGACCCGGACGGCATCCGCTGGATCCGGCGCCTGGCTCGCGACCACGCCGCGTCCGGCCGCACCGTGCTGCTGTCCAGCCATCTGATGGCGGAGGCCGCCGTCACCGTCGACGACGTGGTCGTCATCGACCGTGGCCGGGTCGTCGTCCAGGGCTCCCTCGACGAGGTCACCGCGGGACACGGCTCGCTGGAGGCGGCGTTCTTCGCTCTCACCGGCCACCGGACGGGAGCGGGGCGGTGA